The nucleotide sequence CGGTGGCCGCGGGGCGTCTGCTGGACGAGCCGGTGTCGGGTCGACGGCCCACGGCGATCCTGGCGCAGAACGACATGCTCGCGGCGGGGGCACTGCGGGCCGCGGCCGCCCGGGGGCTGCGCGTGCCCGAGGACCTCACGGTCACCGGCTTCGACGGGGCCGACCTGCCCTGGCTCGAGCAGCGCCTCACGACGATCGAGCAGCCCCTCCACGAGCGCGGCCGGCGTGCCGGCCTCGCGGTGGGGGAGCTGCTCGCGGGAGGGTCACCGGCGAGCGTGGTGCTGCCGGTGACCCTCCGTGTCGGCGAGACCTCGGGGCCCGTGCCCCGGGGCTCGCGCTAGTTGTTCGACGGCGGCGTCGCGAAGCCCGAGACGTTCGTCAGGTTCAGATCGCCCAGACCGGTCTGGTTGTCGTAGCCGGTGCCCACCTTGAGCGACGAGTCGGCGCCGAAGGTGACGACGTAGCTGCGGTCGCTCGCGGTGTAGGCGGCGAGAGCCGGCTTGGCGCGGCCGAGAACGTCGGTGAAGGTCGACGGCGACGACGAGTGCAGCGAGTAGAGGATCGGGTTCGCGAAGCCGATCCGGGCTCCGGTCGCCTGCTGGATCGCCGCCATCTGGGCGACCAGGATCGGCGTGGCCAGCGAGGTGCCGCCGGCGACGGCGCCCTTCCACGAGCCGGTCGCGTAGGTGACGCTCGAGGTGAGGGGGTGGTAGCCGATCGCGAAGCCGGTGTACGGGTCGGCGAGAGCCGAGACGTCGGGCACCTGGCGGCGGGTGGAGGTGGTGACGCTCGCCTGGTAGGCGGGGCGCGAGGTGATGTTGCTCGTGCCGCCGCCGGCGCCGCCGGTGAAGACGCCGGGCAGGGCGTAGCGGTACTTCTTGTTCTTGCTCGGGCCGACGATCACCTGGTCGAGCGAGTCGCCCCAGCCGGTCTCCCACGCCACGGTGTTGTTCTTGACGACGGCCGCGGCGGTGCCGCCGACGGCGGTCACCCACGGCGACGAGGCCGGGAAGTCGGTCGAGATCTTGCCACGGAGGTTGATCGACTCGTCACCGCTGTCGCCCGAGGCGAAGTAGAGGCCGACGCCCTCGCCCGCCGCCTGGAGCTGCAGGTTCTCCTCGCCCTGGATGATCGGGTCGTCCAGCAGCGGCTCGCCGACACCGCCGTAGCTGTTGCTCACGAGGTTCGCGAGGCCCTGGTCGAGGACCTTCGAGAGGGCGAGGTCCATTCCGGCGCCGCAGTCCGTGGCTCCCTGGTAGACGACGTTGGCTCCCGGCGCGACCGCGTGCACGGCCTCGACGTCGAGGGTCTGCTCGACCTGCCAGCCGCCGACCCCGCCGCAGGCGGTCTGCGAGGTGAAGGTGCTGCGCGAGGGCGTGAGGTCGACGTACTGGCCGGCCGCGAAGCCGTTCTCCTTCTTCAGGGCGGAGTACGTGTTGGCGTCGCGGAGGACGCTGGGGGCGCTGTAGGCGTCGATGATGGCGACGGTCTGACCGGTGCCGCTCGTCTTCGTCGTCTTCGTGATCGCGCGGAGCTGGGTCGGCGTGTAGCCGCAGTTCGCGGTGCCCGCGCTGGTCGAGCCGTAGGCGGTCGGGATCTTGACCATCTTCTGGCCGGCGTAGGCCGAGCACGGGGTCGACAGCAGCGGGGTGCCCTTGGGCTGGCTCAGGGTCGCGGCCAGATTCTGGAGTCCCGTCGTGCCCGTGGCTCCGCCGGACTGCGTCGCGGTCTTGGGGCGGGTGAGCAGACGACTCTGGCTGAGGCTGATGCCGGAGATGTGAGCGGCGTAGGTGCTCGGGATCGACGGGGCCGTCGACGGGGCGACGACGTCCTGGCCGTCCACCGAGTACGTCTCGAGCTTGGTGCCGAAGGCGGCGTTCACCTGCGCCTGGGTGCCGGTGAAGACGATGTACTGGCGGCTAGCGGGGGAGCCGGTGACCGTGAGGCCCTTGCTCTGCAGCATCGAGAGCTCGGAATTGAAGGTCGCCTGGGTCGGCGCGTACTTCGCGATCCAGTCGGAGGGGCTGAGGTACTGGCGGTACTGCGAGCTCGTCGGGTCGGACACGGCCGCGGCGAAGGCCTCGGCGCCGGCCTGGTCCTGCAGGGAGAGGAAGACCTCGCCCTGGACCCGGGCGGTCGAGGAGGCGCTCGACGACGTCTTCGGCGACAGGTTCGCCTTCGTCGCCCAGCTGGGCACGGCGTTCGCGTAGGCGGTGAGAGTCGAGGCCTGGGCGCTCGAGGCGCCGATGGCCGAGAGGCCTCCGGCGGTGAGGGCGGCGAGCGCGACGACGGCGGCGGTGCGCCTGGCCGTGCTTCTCGATCTGAGCGAACGACGAACGTGCATGGATGTGGTCCCTTCCCCTGGACTACAGGGGTGGATCCCCTCGCCGAGAACCGTAATCGGGGCCGTCAGGGGCCAGTAGGCCCCAATGCGAGCGCCCCCCGAAGGGGCCCTCCCCGGGTTGGGGGGAGCCCTTCGAGGGGCGCTTTGCTAGGGGTGCCGCGTTGTCCGGCGGCGCTCGGGATTACGCCGCGAAGGCGTAGCCCGAGGGCTGGACGTCGGAGGCCTGCAGGATCGTGCGGCTCGGCTCGGCGACCCAGGTGCGGCCCGGGATCACCCAGCCCTCGGCTCCTGCGGCGCTGACGCGCTCGCCGATGTGCAGCGGCGCGCCGAGGTCGGTGCGCGGGATCCGGACGACGAACTCGCGGGCGGCGTCGTCGACGACGACGAACTCGACGAGGTTGTCGTGGGTCAGGACGGGCGTCGAGGCGACTGCGCCTTCGATGCGGAGGAGGTTGATGGTTGTCATGGTGCTGTCTTTCGATGTCGGTGGCGACGGCCGGCGCGTGAGCGCGTGTGCTGTCGCGCACGCCGGAAGTCGGCGTGCTGTGGGCCGGTCTCGCAAGACCTGCCGGTGCTCGGTGGAATGCGCGCGACGCGGGGTTCCCCGCGAGTCGTGATCGACTCCGCAGGAGGCCCTCGTCTGGCGGACGAGCGTGGTGTGGCGGTCAGAATGGCCGCGGCGCAGGGAGAGAGTCTGCGTCAGAACACCAACCAAGAGACTAGCACACGGCAACGTCTGTGTCGAATCTGGAATGCCACCCCACATCGGGGGCCTCAGGAGCCCGGCGTCGCCAGCAGCGAGAGCATCGTGCCGAACGCGGCGCTCATGTCCACACCCGGGTCGTGCATCCACTGCAGCTGGAGCCCGTCGCTCATCGCCACGAGGAGCCTCGCCGCCGCCTCCGGGTCGATGTCGCCGCGGACCTCTCCGGCGCCCTGGCGCTGCCGGACGGCGTCCGCGAGGTTCGCGACGATGTCGGCGTAGCGCTCGCCGATGTAGGCGTGGCCCGGGTGCTCCGCGGCCTCGGACTCCACGACGAGGCGGGAGTACAGCTGCACGAGGCCGGGAACGGTCTGGTTGTACTGCACGGTCGCCGTGAGCAGCGAGAGGCTGTCGCCGCCGGGCGGGAGGAGGTGGGCGGCGTCGGCCGCGTCGCGCTCGCGGAGCACCTCTTTCAGGAGGTCCTCGCGCGAGTCGAAGTAGTGCAGCACGCCCGCCTTGGTGAGCCCGACGGCATCCGCGATCTCCTGCAGCGAGGAGTTGCGGTAGCCGCGCTCGGCGATCACGCGCAGGGCGGCCTCGAGGATCTCCCGGCGCTTCGCGTCGCCCTTGGCATAGCGGCGGATGGGGGCGTCACTGGTCACCCGTCGAATGTACAGGCGCCCGATCCTGCCCTCGAAGGTGAAGCCCTGGTGAATGTCGGTGGCCGGGGGAATACTGATTGTCACGACCCGTTCGAGCTGTAGACCGCTGCCACGATCACTGTCAGGACTCCTGTGACGAACACCACCCTCTCGACCGACTCTCCGACCACCGCCGCGTCGCCCGACGCCGACGCCGGGCGCAACCGCCTGGTCATCGGCCTCCTGCTCGTGTCGGCGTTCGTCGTCATCCTCAACGAGACGATCATGAGCGTCGCGCTGCCGCGGCTCATCGTCGACCTCCACGTGACGGCGGCGACGGCGCAGTGGCTGACGACCGGCTTCATGCTGACCATGGCGGTCGTGATCCCGATCACGGGCTTCCTGCTCCAGCGGTTCACGACGCGCGCTGTCTTCATCGCCGCGATGTCGTTCTTCAGCGCGGGCACGCTCATCGCGGTGGTCTCGCCCGCGTTCCCCGAGCTCCTGGCCGGCCGGATCGTCCAGGCCTGCGGCACGGCGATCATGATGCCGCTGCTCATGACCACGGCGATGACGCTCGTCGCGCCCGAGCACCGCGGTCGCGTGATGGGCAACATCTCGATCGTCATCTCGGTGGCGCCCGCGATCGGCCCGACCATCTCGGGGCTGATCCTGCAGGCCTTCAGCTGGCGCTTCATGTTCATCTTCGTGCTGCCGATCGCGATCGCCGCGCTGGTGCTCGGCACCGTCAAGATGAAGAACGTCACCGAGGTGCAGAAGCACAGGCTCGACGTCGTCTCCGTCATCCTCTCGGCGTTCGCGTTCGCCGGCCTGCTCTACGGGCTCTCCAGCGTCGGCGAGGCGGCCTCGGGCACGCCGCAGCCCGTTCCGCCGATCGTCCCCGTGGTCGTCGGCGTCGTCGCGCTCGCCCTGTTCGTCTGGCGGCAGCTGCGGCTGGCTCCGCGCGGCGTCGCGCTCCTCGACCTGCGCACCTTCACGTCGTCCACGTTCACCGTGTCGATCGTCATGATGGCCATCAGCATGCTGGCGCTGTTCGGCACGCTGATCATCCTCCCGATCTACATGCAGAGCGTCCTCGGGCTGTCCACTCTCGACACCGGTCTGCTGCTCCTGCCCGGCGGCGTGGTCATGGGCGTCCTCGCCCCGTTCGTCGGGCGGCTGTACGACCGGGTGGGGCCGACGCCGCCGCTGATCGCCGGCTCGATCCTCACCAGCGGCGCGCTGTGGATCATGGCGATGGTGCTCCGCGAGGGCACGCCGGCCTACGTGATCCCGTTCGTCCACGTGCTCCTGAGCATCGGCCTGGCGCTGACCTTCACCCCGCTGTTCACGGCCTCGCTCGGCTCGGTGCGCCCCGACCTCTACTCGCACGGCTCCGCGATCCTGGGCACGGTCCAGCAGGTCGCCGGCGGCATCGGCACGGCGCTCTTCGTCACGCTGCTGTCGACCGGGGCGGCGGCCGCCGCGAAGGGCGGCGCGAGCGTCGTAGCTTCCACGGCGTCGGGTGTTCAGACGGCGTTCCTCGTGGGTGCGATCATCTCGCTCTTCGCCGTCGCCGCGTCGTTCTTCGTCCGGAGGCCGGTCGTGCCGGAGGGCGCCGCGGTGGTCGTGGGCCACTGACCCTAGGCACGTCGCCCGCGCGCTCCTGCGCCCACCTCTCGTCGATGCGCCTCCTGGGAACCTTCCAGGAGCCGCATCGTCGCGTCATCGGGGCCGCATAGCGTCGGGCGCGAGGCTCGGAGTCCACTTCTCAGGAGGACTCCATGACCGCACACGCCGGCCCGTACCGCGGGCACGTCGAGCGCACCGAGCGATCGGCCGTCGCCCGGGTCGTGCTCGGCCGCCGCACCGACCCGCAGTGGGTCCGCCCCTCGCTCTGGGCGCTGCTCGTCGTCACCGCCCTGCTCTACGTCGTCGACCTGTCCGCGAGCGGCACCGCGAACAGCTTCTACGCGGCGGCAGTGCAGGCCGGGTCGAAGAGCTGGAAGGCGATGTTCTTCGGCTCGCTCGACTCCTCGAACTTCATCACCGTCGACAAGCCGCCGGCGTCGCTCTGGGTGATGGACCTGTCGGCGCGGATCTTCGGCTTCTCGTCGTGGAGCCTCCTCGTTCCGCAGGCCCTCGAGGGGGTGGCCAGCGTCCTCATCGTCTTCGCGACCGTGCGGCGCACGCTCGCGATCCTCGGTGCGCGCCTCGCCGCGGCCGGCGGGCTCCTCGCGGGCGCGGCGCTCGCGTTCACGCCGGCCGCGGCGCTCATGTTCCGCTTCGACAACCCCGACGCGCTGCTGGTGATGCTGATGAGCCTCGCCGCGTACTTCACCGTGCGCGCCCTTCCCCGGGCGAGCTGGAAGTGGCTCGCCGCAGCCGGTCTCGTGCTCGGCTTCGCGTTCCTCACCAAGATGCTGCAGGGGCTCCTGGTCGCTCCCGCCTTCGCGCTGGTCTACCTGCTGGCGGCGCCCACCGGCGTCTGGCGGCGGCTCCTGCACGTGCTCGGTGCTATGGCCGGCGTGGTCGTCGGCGCGGGCTGGTGGGTCGCGACCGTCGCGCTCTGGCCGGCCGACGCGCGGCCGTACATCGGCGGGTCGACGGACAACTCCGTGCTGCAGCTCGCGTTCGGCTACAACGGACTCGGCCGGTTCTTCGGATCGGGTGCGGGCAACGGCGGAGGCGGCGGGATGGGCGGCACGGCCGGGTCGTCGTTCGGCGGCTCGACCGGCCTCACCCGGCTGTTCTCGAGCGAGATGGGCCTCGAGATCTCGTGGCTGCTGCCCGCGGCGCTGCTCTTCACGGTGCTCGGCATCGTCGTGGCCGGGCGCCGGTCGCGGGTCGACCTGGTCCGCGCCGGATTCGTGATGCAGGGCGCCTGGCTCGTCGTGACCGGGCTGGTGTTCAGCTACACGAGCGGCACGATCCACCCGTATTACACGGTGGCCCTCGCGCCCGCGATCGCCGCCCTGGTGGGCTCTGGCGGCGTGCTCCTGTGGCATCGGCGCTCGTCGTGGCTCGGGCGGCTCGGGCTCGCCGTCGCGGTGGCGGGGACGGGTGCGTGGTCGTTCCGCCTGTTGAGCGAGAACGCGTCCTGGCTGCCGTGGCTGCGCTGGGTGCTCCTCGCCGGGTCGATCGTGGCCGCGCTGGCCTTCGTCGTCGGCTCGATCGCCGCGTGGCGACGAGTGACCCTCGCCGCCGCGCTGTCGGGCGCTCTGTTCGCGCTCGGCGGCTCCGGCGCCTACGCCCTCGCGACCGCGTCGGTCGCCCACTCGGGCTCCATCCCCAGCGTCGGGTCGACGTCGTCGAGCGGGTTCGGCGGCGGCGGAGGGGCCGGCGGCCCGGGTGGTGCGGGCGGCTTCGGGGGCGCAGGAGCAGGCAGCACCGACTCCGGCGACACGTCCGGCGCCGGCTCGACCGGCTCCCGCCCGAGTGGCGAAGCGCCCTCGGGCGAGATGCCTTCGGGCGAGATGCCGTCCGGCGCAGCTCCATCGGGTTCCGACGGCGCGGCCCCGTCCGATTCCGATGACGCGGCCCCTTCCGGTTCCGACGGCGCGGCCCCGGAGGCTCCGGCCAGTGGCTCGGGCGGGAGCACTTCGTCCTCCTCAACCGCGCTCGACACTCTGCTGAAGAAGTCGACCGCTCGGTGGGCGGCCGCCGTGAACAACGACCAGTCGGCGGCGACCCTCGAGCTGTCGAGCGGCACCGCGATCATGGCCATCGGCGGCTGGAGCGACGATCCGACCCCGACGCTGTCGCAGTTCGAGGCCTACGTGAAAGCCGGAGACGTCGGCTACTACATCGTCAGCGGCTCCGGCATGGGCGGCGGCACAGGAGGCACGTCGACCGCCTCGAAGATCGCGGCCTGGGTGGAGGCGCACTACACGGCGAAGACGGTCGGCGGCTACACCGTCTACGACCTCAGCAGCCCGACGTCCTGAGTGCCTCTACGCGGCGACGACCGCCTCCTCCTCGCGGGTCGCGACGGCCTCGTTGGCGAGGCGCACGCGGCGCCGCGAGAGCAGGTGCGTGATGAGCGCCAGGCCGAGGCCCGCCGCAGCCCACAGGCCGAGGCGCACGATGTCCCACCCGAAGGCGTGCCCGGGGAAGTACTGCAGCGTTTGAGCCGCATCGAGCCATGCGGCTCCGTTCCAGAAGGTGTTCAGCCCGGCGAAGAACCGCGGCATGAGCGCCGGCGCGAAGATACCGCCCGACGAGGTGAAGTTGAGCATGACGAAGAGCATCGTGAGCGCGGCGGTCGTCCAGTGCCGCAGGAGCGGGTGGAGCCCGACGCCCAGCAGCACGATCGCGAGCGAGTAGAGCCAGCCGACGGCCCAGATGCTCCAGACCTGCCCCTCCACCACGTGGTAGATCGGGCCGGCGACGGTGAGGGCGATGCCGGAGACGATGCCCGACATGACGAACGAGGTCACCAGGCTCCAGCGGATGCCGAGACGCGAGGCGAAGGCCGCGACCGCGGCCGCCGTGGCGTACGAGCCCACGCTGAGGCCGACGAGCAGGAAGAACAGCCCCTGCCCGGTCGAGTCGTGCTCGGCCGAGGGCACCACGTCGACGACGGTGAAGGGCAGCTTCGACTGGTAGGCGATCGGCAGGAAGATCTTCTGGGCGACCGACGCCGACGTGTCGCTCGCGGCCGTCGAGACCAGCAGCGTGGCCGAGGTCGCCGTCGGCTCGTAGGCCGCCGTGATCGTGCGCGACTCGATCAGCCGACGGGCCTCGGCGTCGGTCGCGACGGTGCGCACGCTGAGTTCGTCGGGAGCCCGGTCGGACAGCGTCTGCGCGAACACCTGCGTCGCGGGCTCGTTGCCGACGATCGCGACCGGCAGGTGGTGCGGCGTCGGCTGGTGGAAGGCGCCGAGGTACGCCAGCGACATCCCCACCGCGAGGAAGAGCGGCACCAGGATCGCCGCGCCGAACGCCCTGAAGACAGCGACCGGCGTGCCGAGGAACATGCGTGGTCCACGTGGCTCCGACGGCTCCAGCCGGTGGGCGCTGTGCGAGTCGTCGTGCGGCGACGGCGCGCGCAGCGCGACGGTCTGGGTGGGACGGGTGGACAGGTGGCTCGACACGGCATTCCTTCGACGAAGCGGGTTAGTGTTGCATAATGCAACAAAGAGCCAGCGTACACCCGATCGGTAGGCTCGTGAAGGTGACGGAACGACCCGGCGTCGGCACGCGCGACGAGCGCATGGAGGCCGTCTACGCCCAGATGGAGGCGATCTCGCGCCGCGCCGTCGCCCGCAACCGACGCACGTCCGCGCCCCTCACTGTGGTCCAGCACACGCTGCTCACCTTCATCGCCTCGACCCCCGCCTGCCGCTCGATCGACATCGCGCAGGCCCTCCGCCTCAACCGCTCGACGATCTCGCGTCAGGTCGGCGACCTCCTCGAGCTCGGCCTGGTCGAGATCGGCGACGACGTCGGGTCGGGCGCCGAGTCCGGCTCAGCTCAGGCGACCAGGGGGGCAGGAGCCGAGAGAACCGCCCG is from Frondihabitans australicus and encodes:
- a CDS encoding S53 family peptidase → MHVRRSLRSRSTARRTAAVVALAALTAGGLSAIGASSAQASTLTAYANAVPSWATKANLSPKTSSSASSTARVQGEVFLSLQDQAGAEAFAAAVSDPTSSQYRQYLSPSDWIAKYAPTQATFNSELSMLQSKGLTVTGSPASRQYIVFTGTQAQVNAAFGTKLETYSVDGQDVVAPSTAPSIPSTYAAHISGISLSQSRLLTRPKTATQSGGATGTTGLQNLAATLSQPKGTPLLSTPCSAYAGQKMVKIPTAYGSTSAGTANCGYTPTQLRAITKTTKTSGTGQTVAIIDAYSAPSVLRDANTYSALKKENGFAAGQYVDLTPSRSTFTSQTACGGVGGWQVEQTLDVEAVHAVAPGANVVYQGATDCGAGMDLALSKVLDQGLANLVSNSYGGVGEPLLDDPIIQGEENLQLQAAGEGVGLYFASGDSGDESINLRGKISTDFPASSPWVTAVGGTAAAVVKNNTVAWETGWGDSLDQVIVGPSKNKKYRYALPGVFTGGAGGGTSNITSRPAYQASVTTSTRRQVPDVSALADPYTGFAIGYHPLTSSVTYATGSWKGAVAGGTSLATPILVAQMAAIQQATGARIGFANPILYSLHSSSPSTFTDVLGRAKPALAAYTASDRSYVVTFGADSSLKVGTGYDNQTGLGDLNLTNVSGFATPPSNN
- a CDS encoding TetR/AcrR family transcriptional regulator, which encodes MTSDAPIRRYAKGDAKRREILEAALRVIAERGYRNSSLQEIADAVGLTKAGVLHYFDSREDLLKEVLRERDAADAAHLLPPGGDSLSLLTATVQYNQTVPGLVQLYSRLVVESEAAEHPGHAYIGERYADIVANLADAVRQRQGAGEVRGDIDPEAAARLLVAMSDGLQLQWMHDPGVDMSAAFGTMLSLLATPGS
- a CDS encoding MDR family MFS transporter — translated: MTNTTLSTDSPTTAASPDADAGRNRLVIGLLLVSAFVVILNETIMSVALPRLIVDLHVTAATAQWLTTGFMLTMAVVIPITGFLLQRFTTRAVFIAAMSFFSAGTLIAVVSPAFPELLAGRIVQACGTAIMMPLLMTTAMTLVAPEHRGRVMGNISIVISVAPAIGPTISGLILQAFSWRFMFIFVLPIAIAALVLGTVKMKNVTEVQKHRLDVVSVILSAFAFAGLLYGLSSVGEAASGTPQPVPPIVPVVVGVVALALFVWRQLRLAPRGVALLDLRTFTSSTFTVSIVMMAISMLALFGTLIILPIYMQSVLGLSTLDTGLLLLPGGVVMGVLAPFVGRLYDRVGPTPPLIAGSILTSGALWIMAMVLREGTPAYVIPFVHVLLSIGLALTFTPLFTASLGSVRPDLYSHGSAILGTVQQVAGGIGTALFVTLLSTGAAAAAKGGASVVASTASGVQTAFLVGAIISLFAVAASFFVRRPVVPEGAAVVVGH
- a CDS encoding glycosyltransferase family 39 protein yields the protein MTAHAGPYRGHVERTERSAVARVVLGRRTDPQWVRPSLWALLVVTALLYVVDLSASGTANSFYAAAVQAGSKSWKAMFFGSLDSSNFITVDKPPASLWVMDLSARIFGFSSWSLLVPQALEGVASVLIVFATVRRTLAILGARLAAAGGLLAGAALAFTPAAALMFRFDNPDALLVMLMSLAAYFTVRALPRASWKWLAAAGLVLGFAFLTKMLQGLLVAPAFALVYLLAAPTGVWRRLLHVLGAMAGVVVGAGWWVATVALWPADARPYIGGSTDNSVLQLAFGYNGLGRFFGSGAGNGGGGGMGGTAGSSFGGSTGLTRLFSSEMGLEISWLLPAALLFTVLGIVVAGRRSRVDLVRAGFVMQGAWLVVTGLVFSYTSGTIHPYYTVALAPAIAALVGSGGVLLWHRRSSWLGRLGLAVAVAGTGAWSFRLLSENASWLPWLRWVLLAGSIVAALAFVVGSIAAWRRVTLAAALSGALFALGGSGAYALATASVAHSGSIPSVGSTSSSGFGGGGGAGGPGGAGGFGGAGAGSTDSGDTSGAGSTGSRPSGEAPSGEMPSGEMPSGAAPSGSDGAAPSDSDDAAPSGSDGAAPEAPASGSGGSTSSSSTALDTLLKKSTARWAAAVNNDQSAATLELSSGTAIMAIGGWSDDPTPTLSQFEAYVKAGDVGYYIVSGSGMGGGTGGTSTASKIAAWVEAHYTAKTVGGYTVYDLSSPTS
- a CDS encoding MarR family transcriptional regulator, with translation MTERPGVGTRDERMEAVYAQMEAISRRAVARNRRTSAPLTVVQHTLLTFIASTPACRSIDIAQALRLNRSTISRQVGDLLELGLVEIGDDVGSGAESGSAQATRGAGAERTAR